From Homalodisca vitripennis isolate AUS2020 chromosome 1, UT_GWSS_2.1, whole genome shotgun sequence, the proteins below share one genomic window:
- the LOC124354205 gene encoding uncharacterized protein LOC124354205 produces MSHCRLRRHNNTTSLLPPDDSEDSLVDDSDEDPDYTLAVTKKNKLALFLNNAASSSDVTDEDEENIPSTSTATKKKIPKKPAPAWNEVNPDNSEKTFSANARIK; encoded by the exons atgTCACATTGTCGACTAAGAAGACATAACAACACAACTTCGCTTTTACCCCCCGATGACAGTGAAGACAGTTTGGTGGATGACTCAGATGAGGATCCAGATTACACCCTGGCCGTGACAAAAAAGAACAAGTTAgccttatttt tgaaCAATGCAGCGAGCTCCAGTGATGTCACAGATGAAGACGAAGAGAACATCCCTTCAACGTCTACAGCcacaaaaaagaagattccaaaaaaaccAGCACCTGCTTGGAATGAAGTGAATCCAGATAACAGTGAGAAAACCTTCTCCGCCAATGCTAGAATTAAGTAA